TGGGGCGTGCGTTCACCGGTGAGGTACGGCAGAAAGAACAAGCCTTCCGAACCTGCGGGCGATTCGGCTGCCTGTTGAGTGATGAGTTCGTAAGGATCAATTTTCTGCTTTTTCGCAGCGGCAATTTCTGACTGGCACAGTTGGTTGCGGAACCATTGCAAACTGCCTCCAGCCGAAAGCACGCAGCCCATGACATGCCACTTGCCTCGGACGGCATGGCAAAACGTGTGCAAACGGCCTTCTGGATCCACCTGCACTTCGTCGCTGTGAGCAAACACAACTCCGCTGGTGCCCATGGTCGCAGACACTACGCCCTTGCGAACGATTCCGTTACCGATCGCTCCAGCCGCCTGATCGCCGCCGCCACCGACCACCGGCGTGCCAGCGTTCAGTCCCAGTGCCTTAGCAGCTGAAGCCGATAGCCCGCCGGTGACATCTTCTGATTCGTACATCTTCGGCAGCAGGTCCGCGGCCAGGTCCAGCTTGCCGAGCAGCGGCTTTGACCACTTGCGGTTGACGACATCCAGCAGCAGAGTTCCCGAGGCGTCGCTGACCTCAGTGGCAAAGTCGCCGGTAAGGCGGAATCGGACGTAGTCTTTGGGCAGCAGAACCTGGACGGTTTTGTCGAAATTCTTCTTTTCGTTGTTTCGCAACCACAGAATTTTGGGAGCGGTGAAACCGGTAAGAGCCGGGTTGGCGACCATCCCGATCAGCTTTTTGCGGCCCCCCGCTTTCTGTTCGATTTCATCGCATTCGGCCGCGGTGCGCTGATCGTTCCACAGCAGAGCTGGTCGGATCACGTCGCCAGACTTGTCCAGAAACACGCTGCCATGCATTTGACCGCTGAGGCCGATACCACCGATATCCGCTGGCTTCAGCTTAGCCAACTTCATAACTTTTCGAACGCTCTTGACAGAGGCGTCCCACCAGTCTTCCGGTGCCTGTTCGGACCAGCCGGGTTTGGGGCTGGAGAGCGGATATTCGAAAGTCGTCGACGCCAGGATGGTGCCGTCTTCCTGCATGGCCAGCGTTTTGGTGCCACTGGTGCCAATGTCGATGCCAAGAAATGCAGTCATGGTTGCTGTATTTGTGAAAGGTTGGTTGTGTGCCACCGTGTGTCCGAAGCGTTGAAGTGTAG
This DNA window, taken from Fuerstiella marisgermanici, encodes the following:
- the xylB gene encoding xylulokinase; translation: MTAFLGIDIGTSGTKTLAMQEDGTILASTTFEYPLSSPKPGWSEQAPEDWWDASVKSVRKVMKLAKLKPADIGGIGLSGQMHGSVFLDKSGDVIRPALLWNDQRTAAECDEIEQKAGGRKKLIGMVANPALTGFTAPKILWLRNNEKKNFDKTVQVLLPKDYVRFRLTGDFATEVSDASGTLLLDVVNRKWSKPLLGKLDLAADLLPKMYESEDVTGGLSASAAKALGLNAGTPVVGGGGDQAAGAIGNGIVRKGVVSATMGTSGVVFAHSDEVQVDPEGRLHTFCHAVRGKWHVMGCVLSAGGSLQWFRNQLCQSEIAAAKKQKIDPYELITQQAAESPAGSEGLFFLPYLTGERTPHADPNARGSWVGLSLRHGKGHMARSVMEGATYAMRDSLEIAKSMDIPVKEIRLSGGGARSQFWRQLQADIYGQPVVTINAEEGPAYGVALLAAAGTGAYKDVVEACKATISVVTKTPAVAAAKKTYNAGYPVYQQLYRSLKDDFAAIQKLV